A region from the Sphaerodactylus townsendi isolate TG3544 linkage group LG01, MPM_Stown_v2.3, whole genome shotgun sequence genome encodes:
- the SIX2 gene encoding homeobox protein SIX2 isoform X2: MSLLPTFGFTQEQVACVCEVLQQGGNIERLGRFLWSLPACEHLHKNESVLKAKAVVAFHRGNFRELYKILESHQFSAHNHPKLQQLWLKAHYIEAEKLRGRPLGAVGKYRVRRKFPLPRSIWDGEETSYCFKEKSRSVLREWYAHNPYPSPREKRELAEATGLTTTQVSNWFKNRRQRDRAAEAKERENNENSSSNGHNPLSSSLNGNKAVLGSSEDEKTPSGTPDHSSSSPALLLNANPGLQPLHGLGHPQGPSAIPVPSADPLHHHSLQDSILNSMSSNLVDLGS, from the exons ATGTCGCTGCTGCCCACCTTCGGCTTCACGCAGGAGCAAGTGGCGTGCGTGTGCGAGGTGCTGCAGCAGGGGGGCAACATCGAGCGGCTGGGCCGCTTCCTGTGGTCGCTGCCGGCCTGCGAGCACCTGCACAAGAACGAGAGCGTGCTGAAGGCCAAGGCCGTGGTGGCCTTCCACCGGGGCAACTTCCGCGAGCTCTacaagatcctggagagccaccagTTCTCGGCGCACAACCACCCCAAGCTGCAGCAGCTCTGGCTCAAGGCGCACTACATCGAGGCCGAGAAGCTGCGCGGGCGACCCCTGGGGGCCGTGGGCAAGTACCGGGTGCGGCGCAAGTTCCCGCTGCCGCGCTCCATCTGGGACGGCGAGGAGACCAGCTACTGCTTCAAGGAGAAGAGCCGCAGCGTCCTGCGAGAGTGGTACGCCCACAACCCCTACCCGTCCCCCCGCGAGAAGAGGGAGCTGGCCGAGGCCACCGGGCTCACCACCACCCAAGTCAGCAACTGGTTCAAGAACCGGCGCCAGCGCGACCGGGCCGCCGAGGCCAAGGAAAG ggaaaACAACGAAAACTCCAGCTCTAATGGCCACAACCCGCTTTCCTCTTCCCTGAACGGCAACAAGGCGGTTTTGGGCAGCTCAGAAGACGAGAAAACGCCCTCCGGGACGCCGGATCACTCTTCGTCCAGCCCGGCCTTGCTGCTCAATGCGAACCCGGGCTTACAGCCGCTCCACGGCTTGGGCCACCCCCAGGGTCCGAGCGCCATTCCGGTCCCCAGCGCGGACCCGCTGCACCACCACAGCTTGCAAGACTCCATCCTGAACTCCATGTCCTCCAACCTGGTCGACCTGGGCTCCTAA
- the SIX2 gene encoding homeobox protein SIX2 isoform X1 — protein MSLLPTFGFTQEQVACVCEVLQQGGNIERLGRFLWSLPACEHLHKNESVLKAKAVVAFHRGNFRELYKILESHQFSAHNHPKLQQLWLKAHYIEAEKLRGRPLGAVGKYRVRRKFPLPRSIWDGEETSYCFKEKSRSVLREWYAHNPYPSPREKRELAEATGLTTTQVSNWFKNRRQRDRAAEAKERYEENNENSSSNGHNPLSSSLNGNKAVLGSSEDEKTPSGTPDHSSSSPALLLNANPGLQPLHGLGHPQGPSAIPVPSADPLHHHSLQDSILNSMSSNLVDLGS, from the exons ATGTCGCTGCTGCCCACCTTCGGCTTCACGCAGGAGCAAGTGGCGTGCGTGTGCGAGGTGCTGCAGCAGGGGGGCAACATCGAGCGGCTGGGCCGCTTCCTGTGGTCGCTGCCGGCCTGCGAGCACCTGCACAAGAACGAGAGCGTGCTGAAGGCCAAGGCCGTGGTGGCCTTCCACCGGGGCAACTTCCGCGAGCTCTacaagatcctggagagccaccagTTCTCGGCGCACAACCACCCCAAGCTGCAGCAGCTCTGGCTCAAGGCGCACTACATCGAGGCCGAGAAGCTGCGCGGGCGACCCCTGGGGGCCGTGGGCAAGTACCGGGTGCGGCGCAAGTTCCCGCTGCCGCGCTCCATCTGGGACGGCGAGGAGACCAGCTACTGCTTCAAGGAGAAGAGCCGCAGCGTCCTGCGAGAGTGGTACGCCCACAACCCCTACCCGTCCCCCCGCGAGAAGAGGGAGCTGGCCGAGGCCACCGGGCTCACCACCACCCAAGTCAGCAACTGGTTCAAGAACCGGCGCCAGCGCGACCGGGCCGCCGAGGCCAAGGAAAGGTACGA ggaaaACAACGAAAACTCCAGCTCTAATGGCCACAACCCGCTTTCCTCTTCCCTGAACGGCAACAAGGCGGTTTTGGGCAGCTCAGAAGACGAGAAAACGCCCTCCGGGACGCCGGATCACTCTTCGTCCAGCCCGGCCTTGCTGCTCAATGCGAACCCGGGCTTACAGCCGCTCCACGGCTTGGGCCACCCCCAGGGTCCGAGCGCCATTCCGGTCCCCAGCGCGGACCCGCTGCACCACCACAGCTTGCAAGACTCCATCCTGAACTCCATGTCCTCCAACCTGGTCGACCTGGGCTCCTAA